A segment of the Streptomyces sp. NBC_01235 genome:
TCAGACGGGGGTGACGTTCTCCGCCTGGGGACCCTTCGGGCCCTGCGTCACGTCGAAGGAGACCTGCTGGTTCTCCTCGAGCGAACGGAAACCCTGCGCGTTGATCGCGGAGTAGTGGACGAAGACGTCGGGGCCGCCGCCTTCCTGGGCGATGAAGCCAAAGCCCTTTTCGGCGTTGAACCACTTCACGGTTCCGGTAGCCATAAGCCCTCCTTGGGCCCAAAGG
Coding sequences within it:
- a CDS encoding cold-shock protein, translated to MATGTVKWFNAEKGFGFIAQEGGGPDVFVHYSAINAQGFRSLEENQQVSFDVTQGPKGPQAENVTPV